ACAAGAATGGCACAGCAACTACTGACTGAGCATTGAGTAGGTCAGTTTCCCTTCAAAAGTATTGCTACACAAGGTGATGCttctaatttttaaaaatattgtcattctccattctgcctttttttttataaacacaaataaattaaatcaaaccTAATCCATAATACAGATTTTATCAGTTGTAACATTACCTTCGATTCTTTCTgagtgcatgtacatgtagtctctTGAGGTGGTATACTTTTGCTGGAAATGAATTCCTGTTCCaggtatacatcatgctcaggGGCTTCAAACCAGCGATGGacctgaaatatttttaaaataggcaatatatattcaatacatacttaaagaaagaaaaatatatatttaatacaCGTTTGTATACAGGTACATATTAGGCCTAGTACATAAGCATGCAGTAATTTGTAATTCTAGTTTTACAagatcaatgtacatgtaatatgtgAAACCAAAAATACTGGATTGCTGATAGTAATATGTACtactcatacatgtattgtatgtacatgaggcctacatgtatataaatttatacAACTGATTTTGACCTACATGTCATCCTCTGGATGACAAAAATCTGTATTTGTTGATTGGCTAACAAACGGGCGGTAGGATTTGCATTATGTGCACACCAGTTTGCCTTCCTATTGGTCAAGAAGAATGGCATTAAAACTTAACCTCCCTATATTTTGCATAGTGCGCTTAAACTATTGCCACACAGTAATGTCTGTTAACATGCATGCTACTGCCCTTCTACAAGCCAGGCGATGATGAACGTACATTAGAAAGGACAACatacctttttcttctttctccggTGAGCTGtcctatctttccttcttctcTGTCTTTCAGAGTTTTTCCTCTTGACATACTCCTTTCTTTGTGCTGGCAGTGGCACATTGCTGACATTTGCTTTGCGAATAGTATGTATCGGTACTTGTGTATGCTTATATGGAATCCATCCTACAATTTTTTTGCCAATGTGTTGTCCTGGTGGTAGCTTGGGTAATGGTTTGTTCTTTACGACCTTCCGTGGATGAGTAAAGCCATCTGATGTGATGtatgtttgatttcttttagaCTGAcactttcttttgttctttttcctATTACTCAAAAAGGAATGAGCACTTGTCTCTTTCTGATCAATTCGCTTCTGTGGTTTGGAGGTCCAAATCCTTTTTAGTTCTTTAGGAATCCATGCACTCGAAGtagaagtttttttaatttgttttgcaAACAATGATACTAAATACAAATCCAAGGAGTGTGAAAAAAAAGCTTTACCTAACGCACTTAGATGCAGTCCATCATTAACAAATCCATTATCACCAAATCCATCATCAAGTTCCAATATGGTATCGCTAAGATCAACATATCCACAATGTAGCTTTGTACATAATTGTTCAATCTGCGTATTGTAATGAAGTGATTTTTCATATAGTTCTTCACAGTCCCAACGTGGTAAAATACCTGAAAATATAATGTGTGCCCTTCGAAATAATTCAGTTAAAGTGTTTACAAGTTTGGTGAAATCCCGCTGATCTTTCTCCCAGATGCCTTTCTTCAAGTTATTCGTTCCAACATGCACAACGATATGTGTAGTATTCTCTTCGTATAATATGTCATAAAAATGTTCCTTCACCAAATGTCTTAAATCGCTCACTTTCGCTCCCGGAAAACAAAGAACATTGTAGTCATAGTCCAAATTTAAATGATACAAATAATCCTCCAAGTTTCTAATGATGGAATCTCCTACAAAAAGAACTTTCCTATCCTGGCGGGACATGGTGGCGATGCCATGCTGAATCCATTTCTTGATGCTGAAATTGATAAAAGAATGAGTTATCTGTAGTTAGTTCAGCACACTGCACACAACTCTTCCATTATTCCTTCTTTTCTATTAAAGAtgcaatctacatgtacatgtaatgttaaTTGAAACTTTCCTCGATGAAATTGTGTAATAGACCCAATATGAAAAgtataaattgaaaatgacaGCCCGCAGTATTTATCCAAACAAAATcagaatcatttcattttctttttttcttatctaaAAAATATCCAGATCAAATTAATGAGTGTTTAGAATCTATTGTTTCACTATTTTACAGCCGAATTAATTAGAATCAAATATGAAAAACTGGCAGCAAGTTTTCGAGACCATATACATTACAACAAAATTCTGAACAAATAAAACCTCACCTTTTTgtgagattttttttggaaagaaAACTCATTCAATCAGACATTTTTCACTAATACTAGACTCTACGTAAATCTTGTCAAGTCATGTCAGTCCCACTCTCATCTCAATATtcaggggccgcagaagcggggggggggggggagggaaggACTTCAGccctcttccttccccctttttatacaaaaaaagttttaagGACAAGTGCCAAGTACAAACAATGTTTAAATTAccatacaatatttattttttgcatggtcagcccccccccccccccccactttgaaaaccgttctgcgGTCCTTGATATTCTGTATCAATTACCTAGCAGTTTTTCTACCTTTGAGCTCTCAACACCAAGTGTCTACCGAGGAGACTACTAGGTCGTGAAACAGGCCCAaaacgaacaacaacaacaatttaTTGGCCTATATTCATGATGGGGGCCCTTCACCTCTGTCATGTCTGTAGTGAGTGCTTGTTGCATTACCGAACAGtgttgtattaccgaacgttcACATCGTATGCATCAGAAAGTAATTTCATAGCCATACAGGCATACACActcacaatttttatttttgctacATCCAAAGCAAAGGGAACTTGAGACTTTTGAGTAAtagagatgatgaaaaatggtttTTTAAAAACCCACATCTTCAAAGTCTGAAAagttaaataataatattctaaaaataataaagtatggtcaaaatagctcaacactagtgattttgttgtttcctAAAcctttcccatagaaaacacacatTTGGTAGTACGatacatttcaaatttaatCAAGTGACCAAGATTAGAAATTTCACATGCCATTTGCCATGCATGCGTTTGCGAGAAGGGGTCCGAAACATTAATGATGTAGGCTAGGAAGCTACaaaaactaaaaagaaaaacaaattggcAAAATGTAGTAGATAATTTATGTACTTATGGTGAAAGTCTGGTGAATTtcatgagaataatgtgttcgataggattgaattcatgaaaagtgtgcggtaatacgatccactgcACTGGCACTGCACTGGTCATTTACGTACCGTACATGTACACGGAATACACTGGCAGTGCAGCACATGCCCAATCATGCATGCCGACCGAACGTGTCGAATACGTGGGACTGACATAAAATTTCTGCAAAATACAAACACGCGCCAACTTACCTTCCGCTTTACAATATCCCGCGCCAATCTATCAGAACATTCCTCCAACTTCCGGCGAAAAAAAGAAGACGAGATTcgtgattttttaatgttttcacgTCCGAAAGCAAAACACATCAACCAGCACTCCAACgcaatttcatttttctcaaaGCATGTGCCAATCtgaagtattttttgtgaatgCACGGGTCAAGTGATCAAAAAACGTAAGTTGATGCAAATTTTacgtttaaaaaaaagggaaatatatttcatttctaaatatattttttaaatttattttaaggTGAAATTTAAAAATCCATACATCAAAAGATAGATAATTTTATACTGATCATGTTAAAAGATAAAGAGGATACAAATTATGGTGTCTAACTTCATTTATATCCCATCCAGTATTACTATGCATTTCACGCTACGGATCTTTCAGACGAATCTCGCGACAGAAAAGCGACGGTGCTGCAGCGAGACCGTACGATAAACCCCGCTCAAATAGCTCATTACGTGCGGCGTTGCGCTCTGACTGTAATGCGGGTGGCACACCTCTTCAGAGGGCATCActgaatggtcatcttgatgtcgtTAAATATCTCATTGATCAAGGAGCAAAAACTAATACGGCTGATAATATTGGGTACACACCTCTCCACATGGCATCAGACAGGGGCCATCTTGATGTCGTGAAATATCTCATTGATCAAGGAGCACAATCTGATACGGCTGATAATGTGGGTGGCACACCTCTACACAGTGCATCATTCAATGGTAATCTTGATGTGAAATATCTCATTGATCAAGGAGCACGAAGTAATACGGCTGATAATGATGGGTACACACCTCTCCACGCGGCATCAGACAGGGGGCATCTTGATGTCGTGAAATATCTCATTGATCAAGGAGCAAAAGCTAATACGGCTGATAATGCGGGTGTCACACCTCTCTACATGGCATCAGACATGGGGCATCTTGATGTAGTGAAATATCTTATTGATCAAGGAGCACAAGCTAATACGGCTGATAATGCGGGTGGCACACCTCTTAAGAGGGCATCActgaatggtcatcttgatgtcgtTAAATATCTCATTGATCAAGGAGCACGAAGTAATACGGCTGATAATGATGGGTACACACCTCTCCACATGGCATCAGACAGGGGCCATCTTGATGTCGTGAAATATCTCATTGATCAAGGAGCACAATCTGATACGGCTGATAATGCGGGTGGCACACCTCTCCACATGGCATCAGACAGGGGCCATCTTGATGTCGTGAAATATCTCATTGATCAAGGAGCACGAAGTAATACGGCTGATAATGATGGGTACACACCTCTCCACGCGGCATCAGACAGGGGGCATCTTGATGTCGTGAAATATCTCATTGATCAAGGAGCAAAAGCTAATACGGCTGATAATGCGGGTGTCACACCTCTCTACATGGCATCAGACATGGGGCATCTTGATGTAGTGAAATATCTTATTGATCAAGGAGCACAAGCTAATACGGCTGATAATGCGGGTGGCACACCTCTTCAGAGGGCATCActgaatggtcatcttgatgtcgtTAAATATCTCATTGATCAAGGAACAACTAATACGGCTGATAATATTGGGTACACACCTCTCCACATGGCATCAGACAGGGGCCATCTTGATGTCGTGAAATATCTCATTGATCAAGGAGCACAAGCTAATACGGCTAATAAAATGGGTGGTACACCTCTCCACATGGCATCAGACAGGGGCCATCTTGATGTCGTGAAATATCTCATTGATCAAGGAGCACAATCTGATACGGCTGATAATGCGGGTGGCACACCTCTACACAGTGCATCATTCAATGGTAATCTTGATGTCGTGAAATATCTCATTGATCAAGGAGCACAAGCTGACACGGCTGATAATGCGGATGGTGAAACAGCTCTCAACCCAGCATCTCGGGACGGTCACAGCAACGTTGGTCGGTATCTCAAGAGTGAACAAGCAAGACTAGGGTCCGAATTAAAAggtaaaaacataatttcaaCCGACTACATTATTTTCGAGGGAAAAAAACCCTTGAGACTATTTCTTGATTGAAcgatgagtgtgtgtgtgggggggggaggtgggcttgaaaattttgaattgtCGATTCATAACTTTTGTTTCAAGCTTCACGTAAGTAAACAATCATATCATATTAGAAAACATGCGTTGATATaattatacactctaaaaaacgaagagctaatttaaggagcgtgtatagtgactgcactttagAGTGCTGGTTTGTGTAGATaaaatttgaacgagaaaaatcagcactccgaagtgcagtcactatacacgctctttaagagctaaataaATTAGATCTTCGCAGCTCTTCGGGTTTTTTTAGAGTATATTATGTTGATATCTGCATCAATGTATTACgcaacaaaataatacattaaatAGGCCTCCTATATGATGAGAAATTAACACAAGGCTAGGTGGCTAGGTTGTGTCTCGCCCGCCCGTGATTCTGGAACTTTTCTTATTTAAGG
This Lytechinus pictus isolate F3 Inbred chromosome 9, Lp3.0, whole genome shotgun sequence DNA region includes the following protein-coding sequences:
- the LOC129279511 gene encoding proteoglycan 4-like, with amino-acid sequence MSRQDRKVLFVGDSIIRNLEDYLYHLNLDYDYNVLCFPGAKVSDLRHLVKEHFYDILYEENTTHIVVHVGTNNLKKGIWEKDQRDFTKLVNTLTELFRRAHIIFSGILPRWDCEELYEKSLHYNTQIEQLCTKLHCGYVDLSDTILELDDGFGDNGFVNDGLHLSALGKAFFSHSLDLYLVSLFAKQIKKTSTSSAWIPKELKRIWTSKPQKRIDQKETSAHSFLSNRKKNKRKCQSKRNQTYITSDGFTHPRKVVKNKPLPKLPPGQHIGKKIVGWIPYKHTQVPIHTIRKANVSNVPLPAQRKEYVKRKNSERQRRRKDRTAHRRKKKKVHRWFEAPEHDVYLEQEFISSKSIPPQETTCTCTQKESKASAVPSTDQSHFHPSQLSPFSAENSPKSALPSTFPCSRPSDGSLNPTGRTIMFPTPSPSKMTDSIVHQPSGRPPDLPSTQPLPCSPPSLPSSQPLPCSPSILPSTQPLPCSPSILPSSQPLPCSPSSLPSRQPLPCSPSSLPSTASSPPLPCSPSSLPPFNDGQPTQATDRPPEPILLLRSDVTCNTSNPSLG
- the LOC129267937 gene encoding ankyrin repeat, PH and SEC7 domain containing protein secG-like encodes the protein MASDRGHLDVVKYLIDQGAQSDTADNVGGTPLHSASFNGNLDVKYLIDQGARSNTADNDGYTPLHAASDRGHLDVVKYLIDQGAKANTADNAGVTPLYMASDMGHLDVVKYLIDQGAQANTADNAGGTPLKRASLNGHLDVVKYLIDQGARSNTADNDGYTPLHMASDRGHLDVVKYLIDQGAQSDTADNAGGTPLHMASDRGHLDVVKYLIDQGARSNTADNDGYTPLHAASDRGHLDVVKYLIDQGAKANTADNAGVTPLYMASDMGHLDVVKYLIDQGAQANTADNAGGTPLQRASLNGHLDVVKYLIDQGTTNTADNIGYTPLHMASDRGHLDVVKYLIDQGAQANTANKMGGTPLHMASDRGHLDVVKYLIDQGAQSDTADNAGGTPLHSASFNGNLDVVKYLIDQGAQADTADNADGETALNPASRDGHSNVGRYLKSEQARLGSELKAEAAGPLKIPGSASEATGPALSSSSPVSGAGGSTPGPARPALGAEKYVAPVPEATRQVTEQEMGAARPTQAQTRPAVEETRKGSKSAKMIVSDIILLNLAENIPHFKYTKLCLQLGDTATAASNRLVKYKQDYNEAVMEVLVAWKTRTGGYKPDLENVLKNIEAGGLVVLLK